The genomic segment GGTAGTAGTCGGGGTTGCCGAAGAGCTGGGGGATATCGCGGGGCTCGATGTGCATGACAAGCGAGATGTCATAATCCTGCTGCTTCATCACCTCGTTCAGCCACACCGCCGGAAACTCGGTGGAGCGGATGGAGACATCGAGGCCGATATCGCGCAGCTGCGATACCACGATCTCGCTCGCGGCCACGGCATAGGGCAGCGAGGGCACGGAGAAGACCACCTGATTATTGCTTTCATCGATGCCCGCCTCGTCCAGCAGCTGCCGGGCTCGCTCGGGGTCGAAAGGGTAGCGAGTGGAAGGCTCGTACCACGGGTCGGTGGGCGGCACCGGCGCGCCGCCGGTATCGATGCCGTGGCCATCCCAGGCAGTATCGATCACCGCCTGGCGGTCGATGCCGTACATCACCGCTTGGCGCACCCGAACATCATCGAAGGGGGCGCGGTTATTGTTCATCGATAGCAGCACCTCGCCGGTGGTGGATCCCACCTCCACGGTGTAGCGCTCGGGGTCGAAGGTGTGCAGCAGCCCGGGCGATTGCATGGAATAGACCACATCCACATCGCCGGAGCGCAGCGCGTTGGTGGCGGCCACCGCGTCCGCGAAGTAGCGGATGGCGGCGCCCTCATTGAGCGGGGCCGGGCCCCAATAATCCTCGCGCGCCCGGAAAGACAGCGAATGCCCGAGCGCAAAATGACGCACCTCATAGGGGCCGGTGCCCACCGGGGCGGTGGCGAGGGTGTCCATGGCCGAGGGAGTCATCATTGCCCCCACCAACGTGGCCATATCCCACAGCCACTGCCGGGAGGGAGCCATCAAGCGCACAGAGACCTCGGTGGGGCTGTGTACGTTCACGGACTCGACGATGTCCATCTTCTTTTTCAGCCCATTGCTCCACGCATCGGAGCGCACGCGGTCGATGGAAAACTTCACCGTCTCGGCGGTGAAGGCATCACCATTAGAAAAACGGACATCATCGCGCAGCTGGAAGGTGTAGACCAACCCCTGCTCACTCACCTGCCAAGAGGTGGCCAGCCACGGCACGATCTCGCCGTGCTCATCGATGCGCACCAGGGTTTCGTACACATTGCTCATGAGCGCATCGGGTATCGCCGCGCCCGAGTTGGTGGTGAAGTCCAGCGACACCGGGGCGGTGGAGGTGGCCACCACAATATCGCCCGCCCCAGCTACCCGACCCACCTGCACCGCGGTGGAGCCGGCGCTGCAGCCACTCATGCCTACGGCGAGGGCCGTGGCCACCACGGCAGTCCGGCGAGCGGTGCGGGCACGCCGCACGCGGCGAGAGGGGAGATTCATACTTGCACAGGCTAGTCGCCCCTGAGTTCTTCCTAAGAATGAGGGGTTCGCTGCAGTCGCGGGTCGTAGCACGGCGAGCGTGGGCGGGCTGCCTAGAATGATCTCCATGACTGAGGCGGGACAGAGAAACCGGGACCAAGGCATCAGCGTGGTGCGCATAAGCGGCGCGGCGATCCTACGCTCCAAGACCACCGCCGTGTGCGTCGTCTCTGTACTGGTCTTCGGCCTCATCGGCGCGGCCTTGGTGGGCGCCTGGGCCTCAGAAACCCACGAAACACTGCGCACCCTCTATGGGGTGGCGGCCGCCCTGCCCATCGTGGGGGTGATCATCGCGCTGCTGCAATTTTGCCGTTTCGTGCTTCACGCCCGCACCCGCCGGCTCATCGTGGGCCGCATGATCACCATCCCCGCCACGGGGGTGAGCTTTCATCGCGATCAACTGCGCCGCATCGACATTTGGTCAGAGCAGCGCGCCGGGGTGATCACGACCTTCATGACTCTGGTGCCGGAGCACATCGAGCAGCGGGTAGATGCGCACAGCCTCGCCCACGGGGTGCCCGCACAGCTGCGGGACTATTGCGTGCGCCTGCCGCTGGGCACCCGTCCCACGGCCTATGAGCTGGCCGATAACCTGCGCGAGAGCTCCCCGGCTCTCGAGGTGAACAAGATCGGCAAGATCGCCTAGGCCGCAGCCGGGGTCTTTCGGGTTGCGGGAGCGTGATCGAGGATGAGTCCTACCACGATGAGCCCGATAACCGGCAGCAGCCAGCCGAGCTGCTGCTCATGCATGGGCGACCAGCCAATGAGACTCTCGATGCGTGCGCTGGCTACTCCCACCGAGGACAGTGAGGCCAGCAGTGACCACACCACCGCACCCCACACGCCGAGGCGAAAGGTGTAGTACAGGCGGCGCTGCCACAGCGGCGCGAGCAGGGTAATGGCCACCAGGGTGATGGCCGGCGGATAGAGGAATCCGATGATCGGCCCGGCGATCGCCAACACCGACTGCAGCCCCACGGTGGAGACCGCGAAGGAGACCAGGGTGAACACCAGCACCCACTGCTGGTAGCTCACGGCCGGCAGCAGGCGGTGAAAGAAGCCGGAGGTGGAGCCGATCAGCCCCGCGGCAGTGCCGATGCAGGCCAGCAGCACCACCGATCCGAAGAGCACTCGGCCTGGCTGGCCCATGGTGGCGTAGGCGATATCGGTGAGGATGGCGGCACCGTCCTCGTACTGCTCCGGATGAGGCACGACTCGGCCCACCAGCCCGAGAGCGATGTAGACGGCACCGAGTAGCGCCCCAGCGCCGATTGCGGCGATGATCGCAGCCCGTCGCAGGCCCATGCCACCGCCGGCGCCGATGCCCTTTTCCCGCAGTGCGGAGATCACCACGATGCCAAAAGCGAGAGCAGCCACCGAGTCCATGGTCAAATAGCCCTCGATCAGGCCGGTGGGCCCGGGGTGCTCGGCGAATTTCTCCGCGGCCGCAGCCCCAGTGGGCTCCAGCTGGCGCAGGGCCATGAGCACCATGAGCGCCAGCAGGACCAGCAGCACGGGGGTGAGCCACTTGCCAATACGATCGATCAACCCGGTTTCGCGGTAGCACATCAGCCACACCACCAGGAAGTACACCGCGCAAAAGGCCACGGTGCTCGCCTGGGAGTCCACTCCGAACACGGGGGAGAAGGCGGTGGAGTAGCTCACCACCGCGGTGCGGGGCACGGCGTAGAACGCGCCGATGGAGAGGTAGATGAGCACCGGGAAGACGACGCCAAAGAAGCGGCCCGCCTGGCGCGAGAGGTCAAGCACATCCTCGCCGGAGAGCACGACCGCGATCATCGATACCACCGGCAGTGCCACCCCGGCGGCGAGGAAGCCGAGGATCGCGGGAACAAAGTGGGTGCCGGCCTGGGCGCCCAGAATGGGCGGGAAGATGAGGTTGCCGGCGCCAAAGAACATGGAGAAGAGCATGAGCGTCGCCGTGGTGAGGGTGGCGAACACTGCCGTCGACTGCACAGCGGGGGACTGGGCAGCCGAGCGAGCGGAATCAGACATCTGCGAAGGGCTTTCTAGACACAATGTGACATATCGTCACAGCAGCCTAGCAGTAGTGGTCCTACCACTCGTTCTTCGGAGCGAGTGGCGTGCCCAAGGTCACGTCCGCCCCGCGCAGGGCGTCTACGAAGCGCTCAAGATTCTCCGGCGAGGTGGCAAAGTTCAGCCGGGCACAGGAGGCAAAGCGTCCCGCGGGGGCAAAGCCCAACCCGTCGTTGAGCACCGCTCCACAGTGATGCTGCACAGCCGCCGCGGCGGACGACTCTGCGGCGAAGGGAGTGTCGCTGAAGTCGAGCCACATGAGATAGGTGGCCTCTGGGGTGCTGGTGCGTAGCCCCGCGACCGCATCGGGGAGAGCCTGGAGGAGATAGTCGCGGTTGCGCCGCAGCAGGGCGAGCTGCTCATCCAGATAGTCGGTGGAGGCGGTGTAGGCAGCGGCCGCTCCGACGAGGCCGAGCGTGGAAAAACCGCCGGTCACTAATGGACCGGCGGTGTGAAACGCCTGCTGGTGCTCGGGGTTGGTGAAATACATTTGGGCGCATTTCAACCCAGCGATATTCCACGCCTTCGAGGTGGCGGTGGCAGTCACACAGACTCGACGCGCGTTCTCGCTCACCGAGGCCACCGGCTCGTGGGGGCGCTCGTAGCAGATAGGGGCGTGGATTTCGTCAACGATCACGAGGATGCCGAGCTCCGCGGCGAGGTCAGTGAGCTGCACCAGACAATCGCGGCTATACATCACGCCCAAGGGATTGTGCGGGGAGCAGAGGATCAACACCCGTCCGCCACGGGCGTGGGCCTGGCGCAGCTGGTCGAGATCGGGCTGGGGATCGGCGTCGATACACAGCATCTCTCGGCCGGTGATGCGCGGCAGCTCTAGGAAGGGCATGTAGGCCGGAACGGGCACGATGATGGCGTCGTCCGGCGAGCTGAGCAGTTCGATGGCCAGCTGCACCGAGCGCACCACATCGGAAGTGATCTCCACCTGCTCGGGGTCGGGTGCCCAGCCGTAGCGCCGACGGTAGAAGGACGCCATTGCTTCTTTCACACAGTCGACATGGATGGGATAGCCGAAGGCTTCGCGTTCTACCGCCTGTCGCAGTGCGGCGGTGACTTCCGGATGGGTGGAGAAGTCGGATTCGGCGATCCACAGGGGCAGCAGTGCGGGGTCATAGGCATTCCACTTTTGGGTGCCTCGGCGGCGCAGCGTCTCGTTATCGAGGAAGTGACAATCCATGGACCCATTGTGCATGGCTACGATCACCCCTGCCCACCCGCTATGGTGGATCAGTATGAACGCCTGCGAACGCGTCGTGGTGCTCGATAGCAACAATCAGCCGATCGGCACCGCTGTGAAATCCGAGGTCCACACCACCGACACCCCGTATCATTTGGCCTTTTCCTGCTATGTGCTCAGCGATAAAGGTGACGTGCTGTTGACCCGCCGCGCATTAAGCAAAGCCACGTGGCCGGGGGTATGGACCAATAGTTTCTGCGGGCATCCCGGCCCTGGCGAGGAGATTCCGGCGGCGATTAGGCGGCGCGCCCAGCAGGAGTTGGGTCTCGAGGGGCTCTATGGCATCGAGGAGGTGCTGCCCACCTACTCCTACCGCGCGGTGGATTCTAGCGGCATCGTGGAGCATGAATTCTGCCCCGTCTACATTGCGCGTATCGACGCCACCTCCACGCCCCAGCCCGCCACAACCGAGGTGGATTCCTTCGGCTGGGCCACCCCCGCAGAGCTGGCCGCCGCGGTGGATGCCACCGGTTTTGCATTCAGCCCGTGGATGGTGGACCAGCTGAGGCACCGGCGGCTGCGCGAGGCGCTCGGCTGCCTCCGTTAGCTAGCGCACAATCGCGTTGACCGCGCCGAGCGGAAGCCACATCCAATCGGGGCGGTTATTCGCCTCGTAGGCCACCTCGTAGAGCGCCTTGTCCAGCACGAAGGCATCGAGGATATCGAAATTCGCCTGGGTGCTGTGGTCGAATCGGTAGCCGTCCAGCAGCGAGGCGGTGGCCGTATCGCACCACATGTGGCGGGACTCGGAGGTGCCGGCCTGCTCGAAATTGGCGGCATAGTCGATGGATCGGATGAGCCCAGCCACATCGCGAAGGGGGCTGTCCATGCGCCGCCGCTCCGCGAGGGGACGAGCGGGTTCGCCCTCGAAGTCGATGAGGATGTATTTCTCGCCCTGCTTGAGGGTTTGGCCCAAGTGGAGATCGCCGTGGACGCGCTG from the Corynebacterium ciconiae DSM 44920 genome contains:
- a CDS encoding MalY/PatB family protein, with protein sequence MDCHFLDNETLRRRGTQKWNAYDPALLPLWIAESDFSTHPEVTAALRQAVEREAFGYPIHVDCVKEAMASFYRRRYGWAPDPEQVEITSDVVRSVQLAIELLSSPDDAIIVPVPAYMPFLELPRITGREMLCIDADPQPDLDQLRQAHARGGRVLILCSPHNPLGVMYSRDCLVQLTDLAAELGILVIVDEIHAPICYERPHEPVASVSENARRVCVTATATSKAWNIAGLKCAQMYFTNPEHQQAFHTAGPLVTGGFSTLGLVGAAAAYTASTDYLDEQLALLRRNRDYLLQALPDAVAGLRTSTPEATYLMWLDFSDTPFAAESSAAAAVQHHCGAVLNDGLGFAPAGRFASCARLNFATSPENLERFVDALRGADVTLGTPLAPKNEW
- the idi gene encoding isopentenyl-diphosphate Delta-isomerase; the protein is MNACERVVVLDSNNQPIGTAVKSEVHTTDTPYHLAFSCYVLSDKGDVLLTRRALSKATWPGVWTNSFCGHPGPGEEIPAAIRRRAQQELGLEGLYGIEEVLPTYSYRAVDSSGIVEHEFCPVYIARIDATSTPQPATTEVDSFGWATPAELAAAVDATGFAFSPWMVDQLRHRRLREALGCLR
- the brnQ gene encoding branched-chain amino acid transport system II carrier protein, with the translated sequence MSDSARSAAQSPAVQSTAVFATLTTATLMLFSMFFGAGNLIFPPILGAQAGTHFVPAILGFLAAGVALPVVSMIAVVLSGEDVLDLSRQAGRFFGVVFPVLIYLSIGAFYAVPRTAVVSYSTAFSPVFGVDSQASTVAFCAVYFLVVWLMCYRETGLIDRIGKWLTPVLLVLLALMVLMALRQLEPTGAAAAEKFAEHPGPTGLIEGYLTMDSVAALAFGIVVISALREKGIGAGGGMGLRRAAIIAAIGAGALLGAVYIALGLVGRVVPHPEQYEDGAAILTDIAYATMGQPGRVLFGSVVLLACIGTAAGLIGSTSGFFHRLLPAVSYQQWVLVFTLVSFAVSTVGLQSVLAIAGPIIGFLYPPAITLVAITLLAPLWQRRLYYTFRLGVWGAVVWSLLASLSSVGVASARIESLIGWSPMHEQQLGWLLPVIGLIVVGLILDHAPATRKTPAAA
- a CDS encoding ABC transporter substrate-binding protein — encoded protein: MNLPSRRVRRARTARRTAVVATALAVGMSGCSAGSTAVQVGRVAGAGDIVVATSTAPVSLDFTTNSGAAIPDALMSNVYETLVRIDEHGEIVPWLATSWQVSEQGLVYTFQLRDDVRFSNGDAFTAETVKFSIDRVRSDAWSNGLKKKMDIVESVNVHSPTEVSVRLMAPSRQWLWDMATLVGAMMTPSAMDTLATAPVGTGPYEVRHFALGHSLSFRAREDYWGPAPLNEGAAIRYFADAVAATNALRSGDVDVVYSMQSPGLLHTFDPERYTVEVGSTTGEVLLSMNNNRAPFDDVRVRQAVMYGIDRQAVIDTAWDGHGIDTGGAPVPPTDPWYEPSTRYPFDPERARQLLDEAGIDESNNQVVFSVPSLPYAVAASEIVVSQLRDIGLDVSIRSTEFPAVWLNEVMKQQDYDISLVMHIEPRDIPQLFGNPDYYLGFDSPTVHELLAQADRGSEDEQVRYMKEAVDQIMAEAGADTLFNFPNIVVSDRDITGVRAERITEGLELATIHRTDNAAKEHS